The Urbifossiella limnaea nucleotide sequence CTGTTGCTCGTCGCCGCCCCCGCCGCGGCCCAGGAGCCGCGCACCCCCGCCGAGCGCGCCGACTTCGCCGCCGCCACCCGACACGCCGACGTGGTCGCGTTCGGCGAGCAGCTGGCGAAGCTGTCGCCGCGGCTGAAAGCGTCCACGTTCGGCACCAGCCACGAAGGCCGGCCGCTGCCGCTGTGGGTGCTCGCCGACCCGCCCGTGAGTTCGCCCGCCGAGGCGGCCAAGAGCGGCAAGCTGGTCGTGCTCGCGTTCGCCAACATCCACGCCGGCGAGATCGACGGCAAGGACGCCCTCTGCGCCCTGGCCCGCGACCTCGCCGCCGGCAAGGACGCGCCGCTGCTCAAGGACCTGGTGGTGCTGCTGGTGCCGGTGCTGAACGCCGACGGCAACGAGAAGATCGACCCGAAGAACCGGCCGAACGAGCCGAACCCGCCGGGCGGCGTCGGCAGCCGCGAGAACGCCCAGGGGTTCGACCTGAACCGCGACTTCGTGAAGCTCGAAACCCCCGAGGTGCGGGCGCTCGTCAAGCTGATGACCGACTGGGACCCGCTCGTCGTCGTGGACTGCCACACCACCAACGGCAGCAAGCACCGCTGGACGCTCACGCACGACGGCCCGCGCTACCCGACCTGTGACAGCGACCTGTCACGCTGGGCGCACGCCACCCTGCTGCCGGAGGCGGGCAAGCGCGTGAAGGCCGCCACCGGCTTCGACACCGGCCCCTACGGCAACTTCGCCGCCGACCGCACCCGCTGGGAGACGTACCCGGCACTGCCGCGCTACGGCATCCAGTCCGTCGCGCTGCGGAACCGCATCGGCGTGCTGAGCGAGTCGTACAGCTACGCCCCGTACCGCGACCGCGTGACGGCCAGCGGCGCGTTCGTGAAGGGCGTCTTCGAGACGGCCGCGGCGAAGAAGGACGACGTGACGCGCGTCACGACGCGCACCCCGGCCGCGACCGCCGTCGTGCCGCTGCGGACGAAGACGGTCGCCCACGCCGACCCGCTCTCCGTTCCCGGCTTCGACCAGGACGCCCCTAAGGACATCGCGCTGTCGCACGTCGCCCGCACCGAGGCGGCGCACGCGGTGGCGCGGCCGGCGGCTTACGTGGTGTCGCCGAAGTGCGCCGACGCGGCGGCCACGCTGCGCCGGCACGGCGTCGCCGTCGAGGAGCTGCGCGAGGACGTGTTGCTCGACGTGGAGGCGTACCGGCTCGACCGCGTCGAGGAGGCGGCGAAGGCGTTCCAGGGGCACAAACTGCGGACGCTGACCGTCACGAAGCGGACCGAGGCGCGGACCGTTCCCGCGGGCGCGCTCGTGGTCCGCACGGCTCAGCCGCTCGGCACGCTCGCCGCGTACCTCCTCGAACCGGAGGCCGAGGACGGCCTCGCCGCGTGGAACCTGTTCGACGGCGAGTTGCGGCCCGGCGCCGACTTTCCCGTGCTGCGGGTGCTGAAGCTGCCGCCGGTGCTCACCGGCGCGCCGAGGCCGCTGCCCGAGAGCCGCAAGGCGCTCAAGACGATCACCGAAGAGATGCTGGTCGGCGGCGGCGGCGGGTTCACGTTCGGCCTCGCCGGCAACCCGGCGAGCGGGATCCAGTGGCTCGACGACGGCGAGCACTTCCTGCAAACGAAGGGCGGCGCGACGCTAAAGGTTCACGCCCGCACCGGCCGCTCCGAACCCGCCGCGAAGTCGGACGCGCCGAAGAAGGGGCCGCCCGCGAAGGGGCCGCCCGCGAAGGTGGACGGCCGCGGCGACCTCAGCACGCCGTCGCCGGACGGCAAGCGCGTGGCGTTCGTCCGCAAGGGGAACCTGTTCGTCGCCGCCGCCGACGGCAAGGACGAGACGCAACTGACCGACGACGGCGGCAAGGCCGACGTGCTGAACGGCAAGGCCGACTGGGTGTACTTCGAGGAGCTGTTCAACCGCAGCAGCCGCGCCTTCTGGTGGAGCCCCGACAGCGAGAAGATCGCCTTCCTCCGCTTCGACGACACGCCGGTGAAGCGATTCCACCTGGTGGACGTGCAGGACGCGAACGGCAAGCTGGAGTCGTACCCGTACCCGAAGCCGGGCGACCCCAACCCGCTGGTCACGATCGGCGTGGCGAGCGCCGCCGGCGGCCGACCCGCCTTCCTCGACCTGACCGGCTACCCGCCGGCCGACACGCTCGTGGCGCGGGTCGGCTGGATGCCGGGTGGGAAAGACGTGTACGCCTACCTCCAGAACCGCACCCAGACGTGGCTCGACTTCGTGGTGTGGAAGGACGCGGGCGGCCCGCCGGTCAAGCTGTTCCGCGACACCACCGGCGCCTGGGTGGACGAGCCCGGCGCGCCGCGCTTCCTGCCCGACGGCTCGTTCCTGTTCGCCAGCGACCGCACCGGCTTCCGCCACCTGTACCACTACGCCGCGGACGGGAAGCTGAAGGCCGCCGTGACCGCCGGCGACTGGGAAGTGCGCGAGGTGCTGCGGATCGACCCCGACGCGGTGTACGTCACCGGCACGAAGGACGGCCCCACGCGGCTCCACCTGTACCGCGCCGCGCTCTACGGCACGAAGCTCGAGCGCCTGACGGACTCGGGCGGGAACCACACCATCACGCTGGCGCCGAAGGGGAACCTGTTCCTCGACCGCACCACCGACGACGCCACGCCGACGCAGGTGTACGTGAGCGAGGCGGGGAAGGGCCGCGTGCGCACGGTGGACACGAACCCCGTGTACGAGCGCGAGCAGTACCGATGGGGCAAGTTCGAGGCGGTGACCGTCCCCATGCCGGACGGGTTCAAGCTGAACGGCACGCTGGTGTTCCCGCCCGACTTCGACGCGGCGAAGAAGTACCCGGTGTGGGTGTTCACGTACGCCGGCCCGCACGCCCCGACGGTGAAGGAGGGCTGGGGCGGCGGCCGCATCATGGACCAGGCGCTCGCCGCGACCGGCGTGGTGATCTTCCGCGTGGACCCGCGCTCGGCCAGCGGCCAGGGGATGAAGGCGGCGTGGAGCGCGTACAAGCAGCTCGGCGTGCAGGAGCTGAAGGATTTAGAAGCGGCGCTGGACTGGCTCGGGAAGCGCGGCGGGTGGATCGACCGGTCGCGCGTCGGCATCAGCGGGCACAGCTACGGCGGGTTCATGACGGCGTTCGCGCTGACGCACTCGAAGACGTTCTCGGCCGGCATCGCGTCCGGCCCGGTGACCGACTGGGGGCTGTACGACACGATCTACACCGAGCGCTACATGCTGACGCCGAAGGAGAACCCCAAGGGGTACGCGGCGAGCTCGGTGGTGGGCGCCGCGAAGAACCTGCACGGCAAGCTGCTGCTCGTCCACGGCCTGATGGACGACAACGTTCACGCCCAGAACACGATGAAGCTGGCGGACGCCTTGCAGCAGGCGGGGAAGGACTTCGAGCTGATGATTTATCCGCGGGCGCGGCACGGCATCGGCAGCCCGCACTTCCTGCGGCTGCAGCTGGGCTTCATCCGGCGGACGATGGGGGTGGCGCCGTAACCCGTACCCTATCCCCATGCACCCCCCCGAGCAGCCGCGGCCCGGCGACGTGGAGCGCGAGTTCGGCGTCGCCTTCCCCGGCCGCATCGCCGAGCCCACGAAGTGGACGCAGACCGCCCTCAAGGCCATGCCCGCCGACGGCCGGCTGAACTGGCGCGAGCTGTTCGGCCGCGACGCCCCCGTCGTACTCGACGTGGGCTGCGGCAACGGCCGCTTCCTCATCGGCTCCGCCCTCACCCGCCCCGACCACGACCACCTCGGCACCGACATTCTGCCGGTGGTCGTGCGCTACGCCCGCAAGCGCGGCAACCAGCGGGCGCTGGCGAACGTGCGGTTCGCGGTGCTCGGCGGCCTGGAGTTGGTCGAGCGCTACGTCGAGCCGCACTCGGTGGCCGAAATCCACTGCTACCACCCGCAGCCCTTCTACGACCCGGCCCAGGTTCACCGCCGGCTCGTCACGCCGAACTTCCTTGCGGCCGTGCATCGCGCCCTGATTCCCGGCGGGCTGTTCGTGGTGCAGACGGACAACCCCGGGTACTGGAAGTACGTGCGGGAGGTGGTGCCGGTGTTCTTCGACTTCCACGAGCGGATCGGCCGGTGGCCGGACAGCCCGAAGGGGCGCACCCGCCGGGAGATCGTGGCGCTGAAGAAGGGGCTGCCGGTGTTCCGCGGCCACGGCACGGCGAAAGCCGACCTGAGCGAGGATGAGGCGATCCGGCTCGCCGACGCGCTGCCGGCCCCGGTGTTCGACGCCGACCGCCGGCTGCGCGACCTCGACCGCCTCGGATAACCCCTTCTCCGCCGGCCGCCGGCGGCGTATCCTTCGCTCAGACCGCCCGCCCCCCGGAGCCCCTCCCATGCGCCTCCGCCACGCCCTCCCGGCCGCCGCCGCCGTCGGGTTCGTCGCCTTCGCCCTCGTCGGCCAGCCCGCCCCGGCCACCGCGCCGAAGATGACCGCCGCCGCCAAGGCCTTCCTCGGCACCCTCACCCCCGACCAGCAGAAGGCCGCCAACCTGCCGTTCGACAGCAAGGCTCGGCTGGCGTGGTTCTTCACCCCGCAGCAGACCAAGGAGCGGCAACCCAACCGCGTCGGCGTCCGCCTCGAAACCATGACGCCCGCCCAGAAGGCCGCGGCGCTCGACCTGCTCAAGACCGGCCTGTCCGCCGACGGGTTCAAGCAGGCCACCACCATCATGAGCCTCGAAGGCATCCTCGCCGACCTCGAAGGCGCGAAGGGGGCGATGGTCCGCAACCCCGGGTGGTACTTCGTCACCGTGTTCGGCGAGCCCGGCACCGCCGGCGCGTGGGGCTGGCGATTCGAGGGGCACCACATGTCCGTCAACTACACCCTCGACAAGGGGGCCGTGGTGTCGGCGACGCCGCTGATGTTCGGCGCCAACCCGGCCGAGGTGAAGGCCGGCGACCGCAAGGGGCTGCGGACGCTGCCGGCGATCGAGGACCACGCGCGGGCGCTCATCAAGTCGCTGACGCCGGACCAGGACAAGGTGGCGAAGCAGCCGACGCCGAAGGGCGTGGAGGGGTGGGAGATCAAGGAGAACAGCCCGACCGCGGACGTGGGCGCGCCGAAGGGGGTCGCCGCCGACAAGCTCGACGCCGCGCAGCAGAAGGCGCTCGCGGCGCTGCTGCGGGCGTACACCGACCGGATGCCGGCGGACCTGGCCGCGGCCGAGGCCGACCGCGCCGCGAAGACGCCGCCGGGGGCGATGCACTTCGCCTACACCGGCTCGGCGGAGGTGGGGCAGCCGTACACGTACCGGGTGTACGCGCCGGAGTTCGTGGTGGAGTTCCTGAACGTGCAGGCCGACTCGGCGAAGAACCCGGCGAACCACATCCACAGCGCCTGGCGGCGGCTGCCGGGGGATTTCGCGGCCAGTCGATAGTGGTTAGCCGCTTGCGGCGTAGCGACCTCACGCCGCTACGCCGCAAGCGGCGGAATCAGACCGGCGGCTCCTCGTCCGTCTCGTCCGCGGGGCCGGGCGGGCGGCCGCCGCGGTTCATCCGGTTCATCCGGTCGTTCTCCTTCGCCTGCCGGTGAACGGCCAGGTCGCGCTGCAGCTTCGCCTCGTGGTCCGCCTTCAGCAGCCGGTACTGGGACATCCAGTAGCGGCGCGTCGCCCAGAAGTCGAAGACGGCGAGGCACCCGGCCACGAACACCAGCCCCAGGATGCCGACCCAGTACGCGGCCACCGTCCGCGTGAAGTCCTTGTCGGCCCGGTCCTCGTCGTCGGGGATCGGCACGCCGCTGCGGTCCTTCCGCGCGATCTCGTCCACCCGCGCGTCCATGCCGGACAGGTAGTAGACGGCGATGAGCCCGCCGATCATCACCAGCACCGTGCCGGTGGCGACGCGGCGGCGGACCTGGCCGCGGAGGTACGCGCGGTCGTCGCTCGGCAGGTAGCGCTCCGTGCGGAGGCGCGCCATCGCCCGCCGCTGGCGGAGGGCGGTGCCGGCGCCGAACAGCACCAGCGCGGCGGCGAGGACGAGCCCGACGGCGACCACGGCGGCACCCGGGTTAGCGGATCGACACGCACACCAGTTCGGTCTCGTCGCGCAGGAAGACCCGGCCGTCGGCCAGCGCCGGGTGCGCCCACGTCGGCCCGCACACCTTCGCCCGGCACAGCTCGCGGAACGCCGCCCGCTCGCCGCTGAACACCGACAGCGAGCCGCCGTCGTCGAGCATCAGCACGTTGCCGTCGGAGCCGACCACGAGCGCGGCGTGGTACTTGCCCACGTCCGGCTTCTCCCACCGCACCTGACCCGTGGCCGCGTCCACCGCCCGCAGCGTGATCTTCGGGTTGATGCTCAGCTTGCCGTTGAGCATGAACAACGTCTCGCCGTCCTTGCCGAACGCCGGCGTCGAGAAGTAGCAGTTCAGCTGCGGCGCCGCCCACGCCTTCGTCGGGGCGGCGCCGCCGAGCTTGAGGGCCACGCTGCCGAGCGTCACGGAACTGCCGTAGACGACGCCGTTCTTGACCAGCGGCGACGTGGCGCTCTCCTGGAGCAGGTCGCGGAACGGGTAGCGCCAGCCCTCCTTGCCGGTGTCGGGGTCGAACCCCGCCAGCCCGGCCGCGGTCAGGAACACGACCTGCTTCGCGCCACCCACGTCGGCGACGACCGGCGACGAATAGCTGGCCTTGTCGTCGGTGGCCT carries:
- a CDS encoding DPP IV N-terminal domain-containing protein, translating into MPRAALALLLLVAAPAAAQEPRTPAERADFAAATRHADVVAFGEQLAKLSPRLKASTFGTSHEGRPLPLWVLADPPVSSPAEAAKSGKLVVLAFANIHAGEIDGKDALCALARDLAAGKDAPLLKDLVVLLVPVLNADGNEKIDPKNRPNEPNPPGGVGSRENAQGFDLNRDFVKLETPEVRALVKLMTDWDPLVVVDCHTTNGSKHRWTLTHDGPRYPTCDSDLSRWAHATLLPEAGKRVKAATGFDTGPYGNFAADRTRWETYPALPRYGIQSVALRNRIGVLSESYSYAPYRDRVTASGAFVKGVFETAAAKKDDVTRVTTRTPAATAVVPLRTKTVAHADPLSVPGFDQDAPKDIALSHVARTEAAHAVARPAAYVVSPKCADAAATLRRHGVAVEELREDVLLDVEAYRLDRVEEAAKAFQGHKLRTLTVTKRTEARTVPAGALVVRTAQPLGTLAAYLLEPEAEDGLAAWNLFDGELRPGADFPVLRVLKLPPVLTGAPRPLPESRKALKTITEEMLVGGGGGFTFGLAGNPASGIQWLDDGEHFLQTKGGATLKVHARTGRSEPAAKSDAPKKGPPAKGPPAKVDGRGDLSTPSPDGKRVAFVRKGNLFVAAADGKDETQLTDDGGKADVLNGKADWVYFEELFNRSSRAFWWSPDSEKIAFLRFDDTPVKRFHLVDVQDANGKLESYPYPKPGDPNPLVTIGVASAAGGRPAFLDLTGYPPADTLVARVGWMPGGKDVYAYLQNRTQTWLDFVVWKDAGGPPVKLFRDTTGAWVDEPGAPRFLPDGSFLFASDRTGFRHLYHYAADGKLKAAVTAGDWEVREVLRIDPDAVYVTGTKDGPTRLHLYRAALYGTKLERLTDSGGNHTITLAPKGNLFLDRTTDDATPTQVYVSEAGKGRVRTVDTNPVYEREQYRWGKFEAVTVPMPDGFKLNGTLVFPPDFDAAKKYPVWVFTYAGPHAPTVKEGWGGGRIMDQALAATGVVIFRVDPRSASGQGMKAAWSAYKQLGVQELKDLEAALDWLGKRGGWIDRSRVGISGHSYGGFMTAFALTHSKTFSAGIASGPVTDWGLYDTIYTERYMLTPKENPKGYAASSVVGAAKNLHGKLLLVHGLMDDNVHAQNTMKLADALQQAGKDFELMIYPRARHGIGSPHFLRLQLGFIRRTMGVAP
- the trmB gene encoding tRNA (guanine(46)-N(7))-methyltransferase TrmB — protein: MHPPEQPRPGDVEREFGVAFPGRIAEPTKWTQTALKAMPADGRLNWRELFGRDAPVVLDVGCGNGRFLIGSALTRPDHDHLGTDILPVVVRYARKRGNQRALANVRFAVLGGLELVERYVEPHSVAEIHCYHPQPFYDPAQVHRRLVTPNFLAAVHRALIPGGLFVVQTDNPGYWKYVREVVPVFFDFHERIGRWPDSPKGRTRREIVALKKGLPVFRGHGTAKADLSEDEAIRLADALPAPVFDADRRLRDLDRLG
- a CDS encoding DUF3500 domain-containing protein, which translates into the protein MRLRHALPAAAAVGFVAFALVGQPAPATAPKMTAAAKAFLGTLTPDQQKAANLPFDSKARLAWFFTPQQTKERQPNRVGVRLETMTPAQKAAALDLLKTGLSADGFKQATTIMSLEGILADLEGAKGAMVRNPGWYFVTVFGEPGTAGAWGWRFEGHHMSVNYTLDKGAVVSATPLMFGANPAEVKAGDRKGLRTLPAIEDHARALIKSLTPDQDKVAKQPTPKGVEGWEIKENSPTADVGAPKGVAADKLDAAQQKALAALLRAYTDRMPADLAAAEADRAAKTPPGAMHFAYTGSAEVGQPYTYRVYAPEFVVEFLNVQADSAKNPANHIHSAWRRLPGDFAASR
- a CDS encoding PQQ-binding-like beta-propeller repeat protein gives rise to the protein MTRFPAALVLALVPALLAADWPQFLGPTRDNQSPEKIAPWTGTPKTLWKQPVGESHSSPVVANGLVYAFYQPKGKDADALAAFDAATGEKKWEQSYARAAFSPPFGNGPRGTPAIVDGKAYTLGGTGVLACWDAADGKVLWQVDTLKEYKAPNLSFGVSGSPLVSGGKVFVNVGGKGAGVAAFDAATGKLAWKATDDKASYSSPVVADVGGAKQVVFLTAAGLAGFDPDTGKEGWRYPFRDLLQESATSPLVKNGVVYGSSVTLGSVALKLGGAAPTKAWAAPQLNCYFSTPAFGKDGETLFMLNGKLSINPKITLRAVDAATGQVRWEKPDVGKYHAALVVGSDGNVLMLDDGGSLSVFSGERAAFRELCRAKVCGPTWAHPALADGRVFLRDETELVCVSIR